A window from Thermoanaerobaculales bacterium encodes these proteins:
- a CDS encoding TonB-dependent receptor, producing the protein MARRVFFGLGIPLLCVSAAYAANTGRLAGEVVDNDGAALPGVTVQITSAQLIGGPQAAISGVNGEFAFNLLPPGDYTVEAVLPGFRPQSGEVRVVADGTASVTFRMVPEAYEGEIEVLAEVPVVDTSQVNSRQVWDEDYLQNAMVGTANRDYQSVLGQAAGVTGGSNPNVFGSTQSENAYLIDGMNTTDTVTGTWATMFNMDAVQELNFQTGGFEAEFGQATGGIVNLVTKSGGNEFSGSFDFRYRDESFTESGDHYDPDEQQTSNMQGSATLGGPILRDKLWFFTSLQYIDSSSQDQFAYFPYEWTGWQFLGKLTWQAADNHRLVGKYSTDPADIPGVNSSRLDTASARGTQEQGGDIWQVELNSVLSEALLLNVQVGMVSNYLKQFPTDNPDTIPGHLDEDSGLAYTNYISNWDEDRPREEYRANLSWFVDNLIGSHEFKTGVEYSDLGYDSIYFYSGGAVVYDRALAPSASWTPLDLNGDGSFNHYVTILEPEDTVKDPISSAGESFTFYLQDAWRIHPRLTIKPGVRLDNVVLTNDPGEEIADMDRWQPRLGIAWDILGNAKHVIRASGGRFMDPTALSIPSFASGVVQTTHDYNTLEHYCNLSRGLWCDVDSVPASFPDPIYWTAWNGQEYVLFDNYGSPTIYDPALTLDQAGLGHLEAPYAEEVIVAYETQLSSQTSIELTYVNKSTHDLIEDTCIGNTWAYGEGEFPSLDDPATWTTGDQCGRYVLSNWEGVFHRKYEGYIASFEARKSWGHFVFSYTYADSYGNHETDASWSYARGDADWFPVNFYNLDGKLSDHRDHRVKMNGYLLLPKRWTIGYDGFWSSAGHQSITSTCTSFKNAPGRRSTADQMAELGIDPATLDYCTSPDGVDLGSYTIFHSPRGSLETKSVWQLDLQVSKAFKIAGAEVEGIATVYNLFGQEWDASFNSTAFRQETEQDPTTGEVNALVYQDDDPSAPYYDEYYGADSSPVLVPIGDARTWYDPRRYEIGLRIEF; encoded by the coding sequence ATGGCACGACGCGTCTTCTTCGGTTTGGGAATTCCCCTGCTGTGCGTTTCGGCCGCCTACGCTGCGAACACCGGAAGGCTGGCAGGGGAGGTCGTGGACAACGATGGCGCGGCCCTGCCCGGCGTCACCGTCCAGATCACGTCTGCGCAGCTGATCGGCGGGCCGCAGGCGGCGATCTCGGGCGTGAACGGGGAGTTTGCCTTCAACCTGCTGCCGCCCGGCGACTACACCGTGGAGGCGGTGCTGCCCGGCTTCCGGCCGCAATCGGGGGAGGTGCGGGTCGTGGCGGACGGCACCGCGTCGGTGACCTTCCGGATGGTCCCGGAGGCCTACGAGGGCGAGATCGAGGTGCTGGCCGAGGTGCCGGTGGTCGACACCTCGCAGGTCAACTCCCGCCAGGTCTGGGACGAGGACTACCTCCAGAACGCGATGGTGGGCACCGCCAACCGTGACTACCAGTCGGTGCTCGGTCAGGCGGCCGGCGTCACCGGCGGATCGAACCCCAACGTCTTCGGCTCGACCCAGTCCGAGAACGCTTACCTGATCGACGGCATGAACACCACCGACACGGTGACCGGGACCTGGGCGACGATGTTCAACATGGACGCGGTCCAGGAGCTCAATTTCCAGACCGGCGGCTTCGAGGCCGAGTTCGGGCAGGCCACCGGCGGCATCGTCAACCTGGTGACCAAGTCCGGCGGCAACGAGTTCTCGGGCTCCTTCGACTTCCGGTACCGGGACGAGAGCTTCACCGAGTCGGGCGATCACTACGACCCCGACGAGCAGCAGACGTCGAACATGCAGGGCTCGGCCACCCTCGGCGGTCCGATCCTGCGCGACAAGCTGTGGTTCTTCACATCGCTCCAGTACATCGACAGCTCGTCGCAGGATCAGTTCGCCTACTTCCCTTACGAGTGGACGGGCTGGCAGTTCCTGGGCAAGCTGACCTGGCAGGCGGCCGACAACCATCGCCTGGTCGGCAAGTACTCGACCGACCCCGCGGACATCCCCGGCGTCAACTCGTCGCGCCTCGACACGGCGTCGGCGCGGGGCACTCAGGAGCAGGGCGGCGACATCTGGCAGGTCGAGCTCAACTCGGTGCTGTCGGAGGCCCTGCTGCTCAACGTCCAGGTGGGCATGGTGAGCAACTACCTGAAGCAGTTCCCGACCGACAACCCGGACACCATACCCGGCCACCTCGACGAGGACAGCGGCCTGGCCTACACCAACTACATCTCCAACTGGGACGAGGACCGGCCGCGCGAGGAGTACCGCGCGAACCTCTCCTGGTTCGTCGACAATCTGATCGGCAGCCACGAGTTCAAGACCGGCGTCGAGTACAGCGACCTCGGCTACGACAGCATCTACTTCTACTCGGGCGGCGCTGTCGTCTACGACCGTGCGCTGGCTCCGAGCGCGTCCTGGACCCCTCTCGACCTCAACGGTGACGGCTCCTTCAACCACTACGTGACCATCCTGGAGCCCGAGGACACGGTGAAGGATCCGATTTCCTCGGCCGGCGAGTCCTTCACGTTCTACCTCCAGGATGCCTGGCGGATCCACCCCAGGCTCACGATCAAGCCCGGCGTCCGGCTCGACAACGTCGTGCTCACGAACGACCCCGGCGAGGAGATCGCCGACATGGACCGCTGGCAGCCCCGGCTCGGCATCGCCTGGGACATCCTCGGCAACGCGAAGCACGTGATCCGGGCATCGGGCGGCCGGTTCATGGACCCGACGGCGCTGTCGATCCCGAGCTTCGCATCGGGCGTGGTCCAGACGACCCACGACTACAACACCCTCGAGCACTACTGCAACCTGTCGCGCGGCCTGTGGTGCGACGTCGACAGCGTCCCGGCGTCGTTCCCGGACCCGATCTACTGGACGGCGTGGAACGGACAGGAGTACGTGCTGTTCGACAACTACGGCTCGCCGACCATCTACGACCCGGCCCTGACCCTCGACCAGGCCGGCCTCGGCCATCTCGAGGCCCCTTATGCCGAGGAGGTCATCGTCGCCTACGAGACCCAGCTCTCGTCACAGACCTCGATCGAGCTGACCTACGTCAACAAGTCGACGCATGACCTGATCGAGGACACCTGCATCGGCAACACCTGGGCCTACGGCGAGGGCGAGTTCCCGAGCCTCGACGATCCGGCCACCTGGACCACGGGCGACCAGTGCGGGCGCTACGTGCTGTCCAACTGGGAAGGCGTGTTCCATCGCAAGTACGAGGGCTACATCGCCAGCTTCGAGGCCCGCAAGAGCTGGGGGCACTTCGTGTTCAGCTACACCTACGCCGACTCCTACGGAAACCACGAGACCGACGCGTCCTGGTCGTACGCCCGCGGCGACGCGGACTGGTTCCCGGTGAACTTCTACAACCTCGACGGCAAGCTCTCCGACCACCGCGACCACCGGGTCAAGATGAACGGCTACCTGCTGCTGCCCAAGCGCTGGACGATCGGGTACGACGGCTTCTGGTCGTCCGCCGGCCACCAGAGCATCACCTCGACCTGCACCTCCTTCAAGAACGCTCCCGGCAGGCGCTCGACCGCCGACCAGATGGCCGAGCTCGGCATCGATCCCGCGACGCTCGACTACTGCACCAGCCCGGACGGGGTCGACCTGGGCTCCTACACGATCTTCCACTCGCCGCGCGGGTCGCTGGAGACCAAGAGCGTGTGGCAGCTCGACCTCCAGGTGAGCAAGGCCTTCAAGATCGCCGGCGCCGAGGTCGAGGGCATCGCGACCGTCTACAACCTGTTCGGCCAGGAGTGGGACGCGTCCTTCAACTCGACCGCCTTCCGCCAGGAGACGGAGCAGGACCCGACCACCGGCGAGGTCAACGCCCTCGTCTACCAGGATGACGACCCGAGCGCGCCCTACTACGACGAGTACTACGGCGCCGACAGCTCGCCGGTGCTGGTGCCGATCGGCGACGCGCGGACCTGGTACGACCCGCGACGCTACGAGATCGGGCTGCGCATCGAGTTCTGA
- a CDS encoding TonB-dependent receptor — MTRRVLWSVGIALLCVSAAYAANTGRLAGQVLDNDGAALPGVTVQITSAQLIGGPQAAISGADGDFAFNLLPPGDYTVEAVLPGFRPQSGDVRVTADGTASVTFRMVPEAYEGEIEVLAEVPVVDTSQVNARQVWDEDYLQRATVGTANRSYQSVLGQAAGVTGSSNPNVFGSTEGENAYLVDGMNTTDSVTGTWTTMFNMDSIEEMNFQTGGFEAEFGQATGGIVNLVTKSGGNDFSGSLDLRYRDQDMNENGDHFDRDEEQSSNEQYSGALGGPILRDKLWFFTSLQYILTQRDQPTWYFTREWEGWQGLAKLTWQVSDANRLIGKYSTTPAEIPGFNAGINWTASSRGTQEQNTDLWQFELNSVLSESWLLNVQAGTYQSDIEVYSTDAPDTVSAHYNESTLLYYNAYPGVTDSGRPRDEVRANASWFVDELLGSHEFKGGLEYTDMAYSDGYYYNGGAVFYDNDGNASSTWTPIDLNGDGFFNNYIEVKLPEDSVKDPVETSAELYTLFLQDSWRIHPRLTLKPGIRLDRTQMYNSLDAEIADMERWQPRLGAAWDIQGNGRHVVRLSAGRFMDPTTLNIASFASGVPIENYIEYGTLEYYCNASRGNWCTVEDLPASLQALAFDWTGWDGRTTTVINNRGETLSSPARTLTESGLGELMAPYSDQFILAYETQIAPQIALEVTYVSKESGDLIEDTCIGNTWAYGQGEMPSLDDPSTWTLAANCGDWLIVNMAGYERTYQAGILKLEARRSWGQVVASYTYSESKGNNESGPRHYAYGDGDYYPVNFYNNYGWLSDQRDHRVKLNGYFTLPYRFTIGYDAFWSSPGYQTITSTCSAFVAAPGKRSTADQMAALGIDPATLAYCTSPDGFSFGANYSLNHTPRGAVETKGVWQLDLQVTKGFKVAGMEVEGILTVYNLFGQEWDEAFNATAFRQATETDPETGFATGLVYQDDDPNLPYYDEYYGADSSPVLMPIGAPTSYWDPRRYEIGIRMEF, encoded by the coding sequence ATGACACGACGGGTTCTGTGGAGCGTGGGTATTGCCCTGTTGTGCGTGTCCGCCGCTTATGCTGCGAACACGGGACGGCTGGCAGGGCAGGTCTTGGACAACGATGGCGCGGCCCTGCCCGGCGTCACCGTCCAGATCACGTCTGCCCAGCTGATCGGCGGGCCGCAGGCCGCCATCTCGGGCGCGGACGGCGATTTCGCCTTCAACCTGCTGCCGCCTGGCGACTACACGGTGGAGGCGGTCCTGCCCGGCTTCCGGCCGCAGTCGGGCGATGTCCGGGTCACGGCTGACGGCACCGCGTCGGTGACCTTCCGGATGGTCCCGGAGGCGTACGAGGGCGAGATCGAGGTGCTGGCCGAGGTGCCGGTGGTCGACACCTCGCAGGTCAACGCCCGCCAGGTGTGGGACGAGGACTACCTGCAGCGGGCGACGGTGGGCACTGCCAACCGCTCGTACCAGTCGGTGCTCGGCCAGGCGGCCGGCGTGACCGGCTCGTCGAACCCCAACGTGTTCGGATCGACCGAGGGCGAGAACGCCTACCTCGTCGACGGCATGAACACCACCGACTCCGTGACCGGCACCTGGACCACGATGTTCAACATGGATTCGATCGAGGAGATGAACTTCCAGACCGGTGGCTTCGAAGCCGAGTTCGGCCAGGCCACCGGCGGCATCGTGAACCTGGTGACCAAGTCCGGCGGCAACGATTTTTCCGGCTCGCTCGACCTGCGCTATCGCGACCAGGACATGAACGAGAACGGCGACCACTTCGATCGTGACGAGGAGCAGTCGTCGAACGAGCAGTACTCGGGCGCCCTCGGCGGCCCGATCCTGCGCGACAAGCTGTGGTTCTTCACCTCGCTCCAGTACATCCTGACCCAGCGCGACCAGCCCACCTGGTACTTCACCAGGGAGTGGGAGGGCTGGCAGGGGCTAGCCAAGCTGACCTGGCAGGTCAGCGACGCCAACCGCCTGATCGGCAAGTACTCGACCACCCCGGCCGAGATCCCGGGCTTCAACGCCGGCATCAACTGGACCGCGTCCTCAAGGGGCACGCAGGAGCAGAACACCGACCTCTGGCAGTTCGAGCTCAACTCGGTGCTGTCGGAGTCGTGGCTGCTCAATGTCCAGGCCGGGACCTATCAGAGCGACATCGAGGTCTACTCGACCGACGCGCCGGACACGGTCAGCGCGCACTACAACGAGAGCACGTTGCTGTACTACAACGCCTACCCGGGAGTCACCGACAGCGGCCGCCCGCGCGACGAGGTGCGGGCGAACGCCTCGTGGTTCGTCGACGAACTGCTCGGCTCGCACGAGTTCAAGGGCGGACTCGAGTACACGGACATGGCGTACAGCGACGGCTACTACTACAACGGCGGCGCGGTCTTCTACGACAACGACGGCAACGCGAGCTCCACGTGGACCCCGATCGACCTCAACGGCGACGGCTTCTTCAACAACTACATCGAGGTCAAGCTCCCGGAGGACAGCGTCAAGGACCCGGTCGAGACCTCGGCCGAGCTTTACACCCTGTTCCTGCAGGACAGCTGGCGGATCCACCCCAGGCTGACCCTGAAGCCCGGCATCCGCCTCGACCGGACCCAGATGTACAACTCGCTCGACGCCGAGATCGCCGACATGGAGCGCTGGCAGCCCCGGTTGGGCGCGGCCTGGGACATCCAGGGCAACGGGCGGCACGTGGTCCGGCTGTCGGCGGGCCGCTTCATGGACCCGACGACCCTCAACATCGCGAGCTTTGCGTCCGGAGTGCCGATCGAGAACTACATCGAGTACGGCACGCTCGAGTACTACTGCAACGCCTCGCGCGGCAACTGGTGCACGGTCGAGGACCTGCCGGCCTCCCTGCAGGCGCTGGCCTTCGACTGGACCGGCTGGGACGGCCGCACGACGACGGTGATCAACAACCGGGGCGAGACCCTGTCGTCGCCGGCCAGGACCCTGACCGAGTCCGGCCTGGGCGAGCTGATGGCGCCGTACTCGGATCAGTTCATCCTGGCCTACGAGACCCAGATCGCACCGCAGATCGCCCTCGAGGTCACCTACGTCAGCAAGGAGAGCGGAGACCTGATCGAGGACACCTGCATCGGCAACACCTGGGCCTACGGGCAGGGCGAGATGCCGAGCCTGGACGACCCCTCGACCTGGACCCTGGCCGCCAACTGCGGCGACTGGCTGATCGTCAACATGGCGGGCTACGAGCGCACCTACCAGGCCGGGATCCTCAAGCTCGAGGCCCGCAGGAGCTGGGGCCAGGTGGTGGCGAGCTACACCTACTCGGAGTCGAAGGGCAACAACGAGAGCGGCCCGCGCCACTACGCGTACGGTGACGGCGACTACTACCCGGTCAACTTCTACAACAACTACGGCTGGCTCTCCGACCAGCGCGACCACCGGGTCAAGCTGAACGGCTACTTCACCCTGCCGTACCGCTTCACCATCGGCTACGACGCGTTCTGGTCGTCGCCCGGCTACCAGACGATCACCTCGACCTGCTCGGCGTTCGTCGCTGCCCCCGGCAAGCGGTCGACCGCCGACCAGATGGCGGCGCTCGGGATCGACCCGGCGACCTTGGCCTACTGCACCAGCCCGGACGGGTTCAGCTTCGGCGCCAACTACAGCCTCAACCACACCCCGCGCGGGGCCGTGGAGACCAAGGGTGTGTGGCAGCTCGACCTCCAGGTGACCAAGGGCTTCAAGGTCGCCGGCATGGAGGTCGAGGGCATCCTGACCGTCTACAACCTGTTCGGCCAGGAGTGGGACGAGGCCTTCAATGCGACCGCGTTCCGGCAGGCCACCGAGACCGATCCCGAGACCGGGTTCGCGACCGGGCTGGTGTACCAGGACGACGATCCGAATCTGCCGTACTACGACGAGTACTACGGTGCCGACAGCTCGCCGGTCCTGATGCCGATCGGCGCGCCGACCTCGTACTGGGACCCGCGGCGCTACGAGATCGGCATCCGCATGGAGTTCTGA
- a CDS encoding TonB-dependent receptor translates to MVRRVFFGLGIALLCVSAVYAANTGRLAGQVLDNDGAALPGVTVQITSAQLIGGPQAAVSGVDGEFAFNLLPPGDYTVEAVLPGFRPQSGEVRVSADGTASVTFRMVPEAYEGEIEVLAEVPVVDTSQVNARQVWDEDYLQRATVGTANRSYQSVLGQAAGVTGGSNPNVFGSTEGENAYLIDGMNTTDTVTGTWATMFNMDSIEEMNFQTGGFEAEFGQATGGIVNLVTKSGGNEFSGSLDIRYRDQSMTENGDHFNRDQEESSNEQYSGALGGPILRDKLWFFTSLQYIKSISDEPTWYFPYDWEGWQGLAKLTWQLSDANRLIGKYSTDPADIPGVNAGITYTDSAKATQEQGGDIWQFELNSVLSESWLLNVQLGTSNGFLKRYSTDQPDTVSGHYNDSTLLWYNAYPYNNSDKRPRDEVRANASWFVDELLGSHEFKGGLEYSEMAFDSGSYYPGGAIFYDNDGNASSSWTPRDLNGDGFFNNYIEVKIPEETAKQSVRTSAELYTVFLQDSWRIHPNLTLKPGVRLDKTLMYNALDAEISDMERWQPRVGAAWDIQGNGRHVVRLSAGRFMDPTTLNIASFASGVPIENYIEYGTLEYYCNASRGNWCTVEDLPASLQALAFDWTGWDGRTTTVINNRGETLSSPARTLTESGLGELMAPYSDQFILAYETQIAPQIALEVTYVSKESGDLIEDTCIGNTWAYGQGEMPSLDDPSTWTLAANCGDWLIVNMAGYERTYQAGILKLEARRSWGQVVASYTYSESKGNNESGPRHYAYGDGDYYPVNFYNNYGWLSDQRDHRVKLNGYFTLPYRFTIGYDAFWSSPGHQTITSTCSAFVAAPGKRSTADQMAALGIDPATLAYCTTPDGFSFGANYTLNHTPRGALETKSVWQLDLQVTKGFMVAGMELEGILTIYNLFGQEFDNSFNATAFRQATETNPDTGFTSGLVYQDDDPNAPYYDEYYGADDSPVLMPIGAVTSYWDPRRYEIGIRMEF, encoded by the coding sequence ATGGTACGACGCGTTTTCTTCGGTTTGGGTATTGCCCTGCTGTGCGTGTCCGCCGTTTATGCTGCGAACACGGGACGGCTGGCAGGGCAGGTCTTGGACAATGACGGCGCGGCCTTGCCCGGCGTCACCGTTCAAATCACGTCCGCCCAGTTGATCGGCGGGCCGCAGGCGGCGGTGTCGGGCGTGGACGGCGAGTTCGCCTTCAACCTGCTGCCGCCCGGCGACTACACGGTGGAGGCGGTCCTGCCCGGCTTCCGGCCGCAGTCGGGGGAGGTGCGGGTGTCGGCTGACGGCACGGCGTCGGTGACCTTCCGGATGGTCCCGGAGGCGTACGAGGGCGAGATCGAGGTGCTGGCCGAGGTGCCGGTGGTCGACACCTCGCAGGTCAACGCCCGCCAGGTCTGGGACGAGGACTACCTGCAGCGGGCGACGGTGGGCACCGCCAACCGCTCGTACCAGTCGGTGCTCGGCCAGGCGGCCGGCGTCACCGGAGGCTCGAACCCCAACGTCTTCGGGTCGACCGAGGGCGAGAACGCCTACCTGATCGACGGCATGAACACCACCGACACGGTGACCGGCACCTGGGCGACGATGTTCAACATGGACTCGATCGAGGAGATGAACTTCCAGACCGGCGGCTTCGAGGCCGAGTTCGGCCAGGCGACCGGCGGCATCGTGAACCTGGTGACCAAGTCCGGCGGCAACGAGTTCTCGGGCTCGCTCGACATCCGCTACCGCGACCAGAGCATGACCGAGAACGGCGACCACTTCAACCGCGACCAGGAAGAGTCGTCGAACGAGCAGTACTCGGGCGCCCTCGGCGGCCCGATCCTGCGCGACAAGCTGTGGTTCTTCACGTCGTTGCAGTACATCAAGAGCATCTCCGACGAGCCGACCTGGTACTTCCCCTACGACTGGGAGGGCTGGCAGGGCCTGGCAAAGCTGACCTGGCAGCTCAGCGACGCCAATCGCCTGATCGGCAAGTACTCGACCGACCCGGCGGACATCCCCGGCGTCAACGCCGGCATCACCTACACCGACTCGGCCAAGGCCACCCAGGAGCAGGGCGGTGACATCTGGCAGTTTGAGCTCAACTCGGTGCTGTCGGAGTCGTGGCTGCTCAACGTCCAGCTCGGGACGTCGAACGGGTTCCTGAAGCGCTACTCGACCGATCAGCCGGACACCGTCAGCGGCCACTACAACGACAGCACGCTGCTGTGGTACAACGCCTACCCGTACAACAACAGCGACAAGCGCCCGCGCGACGAGGTGCGGGCGAACGCCTCGTGGTTCGTCGACGAACTGCTCGGCTCGCACGAGTTCAAGGGCGGCCTCGAGTACTCCGAGATGGCGTTCGACAGCGGCTCCTACTACCCGGGCGGCGCGATCTTCTACGACAACGACGGCAACGCGAGCTCCTCGTGGACTCCGCGAGACCTCAACGGCGACGGCTTCTTCAACAACTACATCGAGGTCAAAATCCCGGAGGAGACGGCCAAGCAGTCGGTGCGGACCTCCGCCGAGCTGTACACCGTGTTCCTGCAGGACAGCTGGCGGATCCACCCCAACCTGACCCTCAAGCCGGGCGTCCGCCTCGACAAGACCCTGATGTACAACGCTCTGGATGCGGAGATCTCGGACATGGAGCGCTGGCAGCCCCGGGTGGGCGCGGCCTGGGACATCCAGGGCAACGGGCGGCACGTGGTCCGGCTGTCGGCGGGCCGCTTCATGGACCCGACGACCCTCAACATCGCGAGCTTTGCGTCCGGAGTGCCGATCGAGAACTACATCGAGTACGGCACGCTCGAGTACTACTGCAACGCCTCGCGCGGCAACTGGTGCACGGTCGAGGACCTGCCGGCCTCCCTGCAGGCGCTGGCCTTCGACTGGACCGGCTGGGACGGCCGCACGACGACGGTGATCAACAACCGGGGCGAGACCCTGTCGTCGCCGGCCAGGACCCTGACCGAGTCCGGCCTGGGCGAGCTGATGGCGCCGTACTCGGATCAGTTCATCCTGGCCTACGAGACCCAGATCGCACCGCAGATCGCCCTCGAGGTCACCTACGTCAGCAAGGAGAGCGGAGACCTGATCGAGGACACCTGCATCGGCAACACCTGGGCCTACGGGCAGGGCGAGATGCCGAGCCTGGACGACCCCTCGACCTGGACCCTGGCCGCCAACTGCGGCGACTGGCTGATCGTCAACATGGCGGGCTACGAGCGCACCTACCAGGCCGGGATCCTCAAGCTCGAGGCCCGCAGGAGCTGGGGCCAGGTGGTGGCGAGCTACACCTACTCGGAGTCGAAGGGCAACAACGAGAGCGGCCCGCGCCACTACGCGTACGGTGACGGCGACTACTACCCGGTCAACTTCTACAACAACTACGGCTGGCTCTCCGACCAGCGCGACCACCGGGTCAAGCTGAACGGCTACTTCACCCTGCCGTACCGCTTCACCATCGGCTACGACGCGTTCTGGTCGTCGCCCGGCCACCAGACGATCACGTCGACTTGCTCCGCGTTCGTCGCCGCCCCCGGCAAGCGGTCGACCGCCGACCAGATGGCGGCGCTCGGGATTGACCCCGCGACGCTGGCCTACTGCACGACCCCGGACGGGTTCAGCTTCGGCGCCAACTACACCCTCAACCACACCCCGCGCGGCGCTCTCGAGACCAAGAGCGTGTGGCAGCTCGACCTCCAGGTGACCAAGGGCTTCATGGTTGCCGGCATGGAGCTCGAGGGCATCCTGACCATCTACAACCTGTTCGGACAGGAGTTCGACAACTCCTTCAACGCGACCGCGTTCCGGCAGGCCACCGAGACCAATCCCGATACCGGGTTCACGTCCGGGCTGGTGTACCAGGACGACGATCCCAACGCCCCGTACTACGACGAGTACTACGGTGCCGACGACTCGCCGGTCCTGATGCCGATCGGCGCGGTGACGTCCTACTGGGACCCGCGGCGGTACGAGATCGGTATCCGCATGGAGTTCTGA